The Corynebacterium comes genome window below encodes:
- a CDS encoding LmeA family phospholipid-binding protein, with protein MSSARSASSTIWKFIVGLLVALLIVLLVAEFGLRWFIGNELRSSFEAQAAEDGVTMTEDPTISFGATPLILSAVRGVVPEVEVTTPSTLQITGQEILGQPGAHVFLNDLDISDRDNPVAARMITVAEVPEEFLLATIQQSMEAGGGGGLIGVSDVTANPAEGTLDIEFNSGVAVLNLRPTPVDGQLTFEASGGSFLGFDLPGQVTGLITAGLQEGVKEQAGEFTIDEFEVIDGGARLRLSGENVALSEVADPRQTQS; from the coding sequence ATGTCATCTGCGCGCTCTGCCTCCTCGACCATCTGGAAGTTCATCGTCGGCCTGCTCGTGGCCCTGCTCATCGTGCTGCTCGTCGCGGAGTTCGGCCTGCGCTGGTTCATCGGCAACGAGCTACGCTCCAGCTTCGAGGCTCAGGCTGCGGAGGACGGGGTGACCATGACGGAGGACCCCACCATCTCCTTCGGAGCCACGCCGTTGATCCTGTCCGCGGTGCGCGGCGTTGTCCCGGAGGTGGAGGTCACCACCCCGTCCACCCTGCAGATCACCGGCCAGGAGATTCTCGGCCAGCCCGGAGCCCACGTCTTCCTCAACGATCTGGACATCTCCGACCGGGACAACCCCGTCGCTGCCCGGATGATCACCGTCGCGGAAGTGCCCGAGGAGTTCCTGCTCGCCACGATCCAGCAGTCGATGGAGGCCGGCGGGGGCGGCGGCCTCATCGGGGTTTCCGATGTCACCGCCAACCCCGCCGAGGGCACGCTGGACATCGAGTTCAACAGCGGTGTCGCCGTCCTCAACCTCCGGCCCACGCCGGTCGACGGGCAGCTCACCTTCGAGGCCTCCGGCGGTTCTTTCCTCGGCTTCGACCTCCCCGGCCAGGTCACCGGACTCATCACCGCGGGACTTCAGGAAGGCGTCAAGGAGCAGGCGGGCGAGTTCACCATCGACGAGTTCGAGGTGATCGACGGCGGGGCCCGTCTCAGGCTGAGCGGCGAGAACGTCGCCCTCAGCGAGGTGGCTGACCCACGGCAGACACAGAGCTGA